Proteins from one Euzebya sp. genomic window:
- a CDS encoding AAA family ATPase, with amino-acid sequence MGASGHAPSGSGAGGDPRTPLLERADQLAALGEAVDGADLGRGATVLLVGPAGVGKTTLLQHATAHAGEGLAVLSARGDALEQAHPWGVAIQLLGPLARRVDAAATFHGAATLAGPLLLHATPEVPDGTPGGAADPLALLHALHWAVANAAERTPLLLVVDDVHWADAASLRLLAFLASRLEGHRVGMALAARTGQPVPTEHQQLLHHLHVHPSIARVDVPALSDGAIRAVVRHVLPDAHDRFCSAVAGAVAGNPFLCHEVTTAVRTAHIVPDEAAASRIGDLRPDGIRTSMLVRLGQSGPGAADVAAAVAVLGPQASVPSVAALTGLSSERVTELIDDLASADLLDAGPALGFAHPIIREVVLDDVGTARRRWLHGRAAAWAQAAGAPDEDVASHLLAADPVTEPWAVEALRRAADRDLLRSAPDRAVELLRCALAAASDRTTRGALLTTLAAAEAAVGDPRVEATADAAVDLLVADRPPGRRRGRGRGSPRRRLPGRGPLRRRVVPARDARVRRRGGTPGGGRPCRAGGRGEARGRAPDRGAHGRRARGARRGAAGGAGRLTATRAGPRGPHAPRHRGG; translated from the coding sequence ATGGGCGCCAGCGGTCACGCGCCGAGCGGGTCGGGGGCCGGCGGAGACCCCCGCACCCCGCTGCTCGAGCGCGCCGACCAGCTGGCGGCGCTGGGAGAGGCGGTGGACGGTGCCGACCTCGGCCGCGGGGCCACGGTCCTCCTGGTCGGCCCCGCGGGGGTGGGGAAGACGACGCTGCTCCAGCACGCGACCGCGCACGCCGGCGAGGGCCTGGCCGTGCTGTCCGCGCGCGGTGACGCCCTCGAGCAGGCCCACCCGTGGGGCGTCGCGATCCAGCTGCTCGGGCCGCTCGCCCGCCGGGTGGACGCGGCGGCGACGTTCCACGGCGCCGCGACGCTGGCCGGCCCCCTCCTGCTCCACGCCACGCCGGAGGTGCCCGACGGCACGCCGGGCGGTGCGGCTGATCCCCTCGCCCTGCTCCACGCCCTCCACTGGGCGGTCGCGAACGCGGCGGAGCGCACGCCCCTCCTGCTGGTCGTCGACGACGTCCACTGGGCTGACGCGGCGAGCCTGCGGCTGCTGGCCTTCCTCGCCTCCCGCCTGGAGGGCCACCGGGTCGGGATGGCGCTGGCCGCCCGCACCGGCCAACCGGTGCCGACCGAGCACCAGCAGCTGCTCCACCACCTGCACGTGCACCCCTCGATCGCGCGGGTCGACGTCCCGGCGCTGAGCGACGGGGCGATCCGGGCGGTGGTGCGCCACGTCCTGCCCGACGCGCACGACAGGTTCTGCAGCGCCGTCGCGGGGGCGGTCGCGGGCAACCCCTTCCTGTGCCACGAGGTGACCACGGCGGTCCGCACCGCCCACATCGTGCCCGACGAGGCAGCCGCGTCACGGATCGGCGACCTGCGCCCGGACGGGATCCGCACGTCGATGCTGGTCCGGCTCGGCCAGAGCGGTCCAGGCGCCGCGGACGTCGCCGCCGCCGTCGCGGTGCTGGGTCCGCAGGCCTCGGTCCCCTCGGTCGCGGCGCTCACCGGCCTGTCGTCGGAGCGGGTGACCGAGCTCATCGACGACCTGGCCAGCGCCGACCTGCTCGACGCCGGACCCGCCCTCGGCTTCGCCCACCCGATCATCCGCGAGGTCGTGCTCGACGACGTCGGGACGGCCCGGCGCCGCTGGCTCCACGGGCGGGCAGCGGCCTGGGCCCAGGCTGCCGGCGCACCGGACGAGGACGTCGCCTCCCACCTGCTCGCCGCCGACCCGGTCACCGAGCCGTGGGCGGTCGAGGCCCTCCGCAGGGCCGCCGACCGCGACCTGCTGCGCAGCGCACCCGACCGGGCGGTCGAGCTGCTCCGGTGCGCCCTCGCCGCCGCCTCCGACCGGACCACCCGCGGCGCGCTCCTGACGACCCTCGCCGCTGCCGAGGCGGCGGTGGGCGACCCCCGGGTGGAGGCGACGGCCGACGCCGCCGTCGACCTCCTCGTCGCCGACCGCCCGCCTGGCCGCCGCCGTGGACGGGGTCGGGGATCTCCCAGACGCCGTCTCCCTGGGCGAGGTCCTCTACGCCGCCGGGTGGTACCGGCGCGCGACGCGCGCGTACGCCGCAGGGGTGGCACGCCTGGTGGCGGACGCCCCTGCCGTGCCGGAGGTCGAGGCGAGGCTCGTGGCCGGGCACCTGATCGCGGCGCGCATGGCCGGCGAGCCCGCGGCGCACGCCGAGGCGCGGCTGGCGGGGCTGGTCGGCTCACCGCCACCCGCGCCGGACCTCGCGGACCGCATGCTCCTCGCCATCGCGGCGGGTGA
- a CDS encoding ABC transporter permease encodes MFVGLRDLWFARGRFALMTTVVALVALLVVMLSGLTAGLGAENTSAIAGLDATHIVLQDTSDGPSFEQSRFGAAAVDAWASRPRVAAAAPLGISRANLTTGDTDIGVVLFGVDPADAAAPASLDHDTTVVVPRSLADDHDLAVGDHVAIGDTALTVAGTTDDASFSHSPVVWVDLSDWNRLAGAHGAVTAIALDAPDGLDGVAPVAGTTVQSVGDSFSAIGSYAEENGSLQMIRGFLLVISALVIGAFFTVWTMQRRHDIAILKAMGASTRYLLGDALGQAVIVLTTAAVVGGGIGYGIGRLVSSTVPFVSTATTTVAPLLALVVIGLLGAVVAVRSITTVDPLTALGANR; translated from the coding sequence ATGTTCGTCGGCTTGCGCGATCTGTGGTTCGCCCGAGGTCGGTTCGCGTTGATGACCACGGTCGTGGCGCTGGTCGCCCTGCTCGTCGTCATGCTGTCGGGCCTGACCGCCGGGCTCGGTGCGGAGAACACCTCCGCCATCGCGGGCCTTGACGCCACCCACATCGTGTTGCAGGACACCAGCGACGGGCCCTCGTTCGAGCAGAGCCGATTCGGCGCTGCAGCGGTGGACGCCTGGGCATCGCGACCACGGGTGGCCGCGGCTGCACCGCTCGGCATCAGCCGCGCCAACCTGACGACTGGCGACACCGACATCGGCGTGGTCCTGTTCGGCGTCGATCCGGCCGACGCCGCGGCACCCGCGAGCTTGGACCACGACACCACGGTCGTGGTGCCACGCAGCCTCGCCGACGACCACGACCTCGCCGTCGGCGACCACGTCGCGATCGGTGACACGGCCCTGACCGTGGCGGGCACGACCGACGACGCGTCGTTCTCCCACTCGCCCGTGGTGTGGGTCGACCTGTCGGACTGGAACCGGCTCGCCGGCGCCCACGGTGCCGTCACCGCGATCGCCCTCGACGCACCCGACGGCCTGGACGGGGTCGCCCCGGTCGCCGGGACCACGGTCCAGTCCGTGGGCGACAGCTTCTCCGCGATCGGCAGCTACGCGGAGGAGAACGGGTCGCTGCAGATGATCCGCGGGTTCCTCCTGGTCATCTCGGCTCTCGTGATCGGTGCCTTCTTCACCGTGTGGACGATGCAGCGACGCCACGACATCGCGATCCTCAAGGCGATGGGCGCCTCGACGCGGTACCTGCTCGGCGACGCCCTCGGCCAGGCCGTCATCGTGCTGACCACCGCTGCCGTGGTCGGGGGTGGCATCGGGTACGGCATCGGCCGTCTGGTCTCGAGCACCGTCCCGTTCGTCTCCACGGCCACCACCACCGTGGCACCGCTGCTCGCCCTCGTGGTGATCGGCCTGCTCGGCGCGGTCGTGGCCGTGCGCTCCATCACCACCGTCGACCCGCTGACCGCCCTGGGGGCCAACCGATGA
- a CDS encoding septal ring lytic transglycosylase RlpA family protein: MTRTRLTARGRFVVALLAAFLLVGAARVVGGGDPARTLVRAGVGEKAVVVQTLQGEATWYGPGLPADAVTASGSPFDPTALSAAHGSLEFGTQVRVTRPETGASVVVTVDDRLPDGGPGRIDLTRAAGERLGIIEAGRAPVTLEVLAPAGQ; this comes from the coding sequence GTGACCCGGACCCGGCTGACGGCGCGCGGGCGGTTCGTGGTCGCGTTGCTCGCCGCGTTCCTGCTGGTCGGGGCCGCCCGCGTGGTGGGCGGTGGCGATCCAGCGCGGACCCTGGTGCGGGCCGGGGTGGGGGAGAAGGCTGTCGTCGTCCAGACGCTCCAGGGCGAGGCCACCTGGTACGGGCCGGGCCTGCCCGCGGACGCGGTGACCGCGTCGGGGTCGCCGTTCGACCCGACCGCGCTGTCCGCGGCGCACGGCAGCCTCGAGTTCGGGACCCAGGTGCGGGTCACCCGCCCGGAGACCGGCGCGTCGGTCGTGGTGACGGTCGACGACCGCCTCCCCGACGGCGGGCCGGGGAGGATCGACCTGACCCGCGCGGCGGGGGAGCGGCTGGGCATCATCGAGGCCGGCCGCGCCCCGGTGACCCTGGAGGTGCTGGCACCGGCGGGCCAGTAG
- the dop gene encoding depupylase/deamidase Dop, protein MAITKYMGTETEFGIAVIGRPDFNPVLASSLVVNAYASDGRNRARWDYEDEDPLRDARGYTQPGAHEPAPEDDIGLANSILTNGARFYVDHAHPEYSSPEVSNPLDAVVWDKAGERILEVAARKAAPLVPGHEDGNPGRILITKNNTDGKGAAYGMHENYIVDRATPFGEIVRQLTPFFITRQSMVGAGRVGTEFPSAEVDYQVSQRADFFEVEVGLETTLKRPIINTRDEPHADPDRFRRLHVIIGDANMSEVCTYLKLGSTALVLSMVEDGFLPAAPTVANPVKTLHRVSHDLTCARPIELRDGRRVRPTELQWHYLEWAQKWVETRDAPDWAPALLRTWERILTTLEDDPMSLDGVVDWVTKYRIMQRYVERDGLSWDDGKLKLIDIQYHDVRRDKGLYNRLVATGRCETLVAEDEVRAAVTTPPEDTRAWFRGRCLEKFRDAVTAAGWDSMIFDVGGETLQRVPMMDPGRGTRAMTGALIDGADTARQLLDQLQG, encoded by the coding sequence ATGGCCATCACCAAGTACATGGGCACCGAGACCGAGTTCGGGATCGCCGTCATCGGCCGCCCTGACTTCAACCCGGTGCTGGCGTCCTCCCTGGTCGTGAACGCCTACGCGTCCGATGGCCGGAACCGCGCCCGCTGGGACTACGAGGACGAGGACCCCCTGCGGGACGCCCGCGGGTACACCCAGCCGGGCGCCCACGAACCGGCCCCGGAGGACGACATCGGGCTGGCGAACTCGATCCTCACCAACGGGGCCCGGTTCTACGTCGACCACGCCCACCCCGAGTACTCCTCCCCGGAGGTGTCGAACCCGCTCGACGCGGTGGTGTGGGACAAGGCGGGGGAGCGGATCCTCGAGGTCGCCGCGCGGAAGGCGGCGCCGCTGGTCCCGGGCCACGAGGACGGCAACCCCGGCCGGATCCTGATCACCAAGAACAACACCGACGGCAAGGGCGCCGCCTACGGGATGCACGAGAACTACATCGTCGACCGGGCGACCCCCTTCGGCGAGATCGTGCGGCAGCTGACCCCGTTCTTCATCACCCGCCAGTCGATGGTGGGTGCCGGACGGGTCGGCACGGAGTTCCCGTCCGCCGAGGTCGACTACCAGGTCAGCCAGCGGGCGGACTTCTTCGAGGTCGAGGTCGGGCTCGAGACCACGCTCAAGCGCCCGATCATCAACACACGCGACGAACCGCACGCGGACCCCGACCGGTTCCGCCGCCTCCACGTCATAATCGGCGACGCGAACATGAGCGAGGTCTGCACGTACCTCAAGCTGGGCTCGACGGCGTTGGTGCTGTCGATGGTGGAGGACGGGTTCCTGCCGGCGGCGCCCACGGTCGCGAACCCCGTGAAGACCCTCCACCGGGTCAGCCACGACCTGACCTGCGCACGCCCCATCGAGCTGAGGGACGGTCGGCGCGTGCGACCGACCGAGCTCCAGTGGCACTACCTCGAGTGGGCCCAGAAGTGGGTCGAGACCCGGGATGCCCCGGACTGGGCTCCGGCCCTGCTGCGGACCTGGGAGCGGATCCTGACCACGCTCGAGGACGACCCGATGTCCCTCGACGGCGTGGTCGACTGGGTCACCAAGTACCGGATCATGCAGCGCTACGTCGAGCGGGACGGCCTGTCCTGGGACGACGGGAAGCTGAAGCTGATCGACATCCAGTACCACGACGTGCGGCGGGACAAGGGGCTGTACAACCGCCTCGTCGCGACCGGCCGCTGCGAGACCCTGGTCGCCGAGGACGAGGTGCGCGCGGCGGTCACCACCCCGCCGGAGGACACCCGGGCCTGGTTCCGCGGCCGCTGCCTCGAGAAGTTCCGGGACGCGGTGACCGCCGCCGGATGGGACTCGATGATCTTCGACGTGGGCGGGGAGACCCTCCAGCGGGTGCCGATGATGGATCCCGGCCGGGGGACCAGGGCGATGACCGGTGCGCTGATCGACGGCGCCGACACCGCCCGCCAGCTGCTCGACCAGCTGCAGGGGTGA
- a CDS encoding response regulator, with translation MIRILIVDDHPVVRSGLRAVIDSQPDLAVVGEAATGEQAVGRAVLDLPDVVLMDLQMPGIGGAAATRRLTELDASPRVIILTTYDTDADILSGLEAGAVGYRLKDAPPEELFDAIRSAAAGETVLASTVASRLVDRVRQPPRDALSTRELEVLDAVAEGLGNRAIARRLHISEATVKTHLVHIFAKLDVDTRTAAVAAAVDRGLIRLR, from the coding sequence GTGATCCGGATCCTGATCGTCGATGACCATCCCGTCGTCCGCAGCGGACTGCGGGCCGTGATCGACAGCCAGCCCGACCTCGCGGTGGTCGGTGAGGCCGCCACGGGCGAGCAGGCCGTCGGACGGGCGGTGCTCGACTTGCCCGACGTGGTGCTGATGGATCTGCAGATGCCGGGCATCGGCGGCGCAGCCGCCACCCGACGGCTCACCGAGCTCGACGCGTCGCCACGGGTCATCATCCTCACGACCTACGACACCGACGCTGACATCCTGTCCGGGCTAGAGGCAGGCGCCGTCGGCTACCGGCTGAAGGACGCCCCGCCCGAGGAGCTGTTCGACGCGATCCGCTCGGCGGCGGCGGGAGAGACCGTGCTGGCATCGACCGTCGCGTCGCGGCTGGTGGACCGCGTCCGCCAGCCCCCACGCGACGCGTTGAGCACCCGGGAGCTCGAGGTGCTCGACGCGGTCGCCGAGGGGCTCGGCAACCGGGCGATCGCCCGCCGGCTGCACATCAGCGAAGCCACCGTCAAGACCCACCTGGTCCACATCTTCGCCAAGCTCGACGTCGACACCCGCACCGCCGCCGTCGCAGCCGCGGTCGACCGAGGGCTGATCAGACTGCGCTGA
- a CDS encoding ubiquitin-like protein Pup, giving the protein MSDGGQVRKQKGKQTEEQESTVEQDAPEVDTSDVDDLLDEIDGVLEENAEEFVKNYVQKGGQ; this is encoded by the coding sequence ATGAGCGACGGCGGACAGGTCCGCAAGCAGAAGGGCAAGCAGACCGAGGAGCAGGAGTCCACGGTCGAGCAGGACGCCCCCGAGGTCGACACCTCCGACGTGGACGACCTGCTGGACGAGATCGACGGCGTCCTCGAGGAGAACGCCGAGGAGTTCGTCAAGAACTACGTCCAGAAGGGCGGCCAGTAG
- a CDS encoding sensor histidine kinase has translation MGQPQRLPVAHELALLRVAQSALANATTHGRPHDVRVTLSYLDDCTALDVVDDGVGFDPDAVRARADGSGFGLQVMRERLRDVGGTLVVESARGEGTAVMAAIPRRPE, from the coding sequence GTGGGCCAGCCCCAGCGCCTGCCGGTCGCCCACGAGCTCGCGCTGCTCCGTGTCGCGCAGTCGGCGTTGGCGAACGCGACGACCCACGGGCGCCCCCACGACGTGCGGGTGACGTTGTCCTACCTCGACGACTGCACCGCGCTCGACGTGGTCGACGACGGCGTCGGGTTCGACCCCGACGCCGTCCGGGCCCGCGCCGACGGGTCGGGGTTCGGCTTGCAGGTCATGCGCGAGCGGCTCCGCGACGTCGGGGGAACGCTCGTCGTGGAGAGCGCCCGCGGCGAGGGCACGGCGGTGATGGCTGCGATCCCCCGGAGGCCCGAGTGA